DNA from Lonchura striata isolate bLonStr1 chromosome 5, bLonStr1.mat, whole genome shotgun sequence:
AACACAGGAATTACCCAGAGGCAGTTCTGTGAAGGACACGGTGCTGCCATCCAAATGCTCACAAATCATGAGCTAGGTGGTAAAAAGTCTGCTGCTGACTCCTGCCAATGAGGTAGCCATGCATTTTTAATGTTAACTATGTCCAGCTTTTTGGGCCTTTGTAGGATGTATTTTCAAGCTCTCTCCTCCACAGTACAGGAGATTACTTCAAACCAACCCTGAACTAATTCTTACCCAGGCTGCTGAATTCTGGGTTGGGTGGCCTTAAGGAAACTCCATGAAGTTTATATAAAAGCTTATATAAGCTGTCCTTGGGCTCTGTGGAGCACAGAGGGTATAAATACCTTGCCCATTACCCAAGTCTTCTGTTTAATTGTACTTTCAGTACATATTCCCCAGGTGATGTGGTGAGGCAGGTCATTGCCTGGTCCATGAATTAGGAATAATCTTGTGCCTTGTGTTATTTGTCACTGTTCtctggcttttccttttcatctcCCTTGTTCATGAGGGGAGCCTGAAGCTATAACCCAAGTAAAACTATCATATCCTCTAGATTTtgcctttgtttcttttttaaaatttccaggTAAAAGCTCAAAGCCATTCCTTTAAGGCTTCCATTCACTCTGAGGCAGTTAATCCCATTCATGCTAGTATTTCCTTGCTTGCATATCATGACTGGTTTCCATTCCAGCTGTTCCTGTATATGTGGATAGAAAATGTGTCCCTGTTGGTCATTTGCAAGGATAAGCTGCATCCTAGAGGCTGTATGCAGATGGAGTTGCACTTAGTTTCCAGAGCCACATGCTGTTAGGATGACTTGAAACTAGGCTAATTACCTGGCAGACTTCTCTGAAGAGAGATCCTTTAATAAAAATGGAGGGGGTGACAAGGGATAGCATCCTTGCTATTTTGGGACAAACTCTTCCCTCAGGCAGCAGATAAACATAGTGATAAGGCTCCCAATCTATCATTTGATTTGCTGTTTCTTGGCTGTAGTACTTAATTAACAATTCTGGAACGGCTCTGTTTCCCAGGAATAGCCTGTAAAtccattaaattaaaaataaaggcagatgtgggcaaaaataaaaagcccaTGCAagtcagaaatgaaaaattaagttGTTTTGTCAGTCTTCAGGGGACAGTGTAGGAATGTTATAAAACCTTCTGAAGCTTTTCTTTCTAGTGTTCGAGCAAGAGGGAAATGTTCCTGTGGATACCAACATTTTTAGAACTGATGATTGCTAATTACAAAAGCACtactgacaggacaaggcagagTGGTTtgaaactgaaagagggtaggttcagattgggtattaggaagaaattctttaatttgagggtggtgaggcactggaacaggttttccagagaagctgtggatgccccatccttggaagtgttcaagagcAACCTGGCCTAGTGGAAGGCATCTCTGCCATGGGGTTGGAATTAGATGGTttttaaggtgccttccaaccccaacccaTCCTATAATTCTCTAAGTACATAATTACTTTACTACATGAAATAGTACAAATACTGTGAAAACTGAGTTAAAACAAAAGTATATTTTCTGAATGGAGTTAATAATAATTCCAAACTCTGTAGATGGCAATCAACTGTAGAGGAATTTCTGAGTATCTGAAAGAGTGTGCTCATCTAAACTGTCACTCATGCTTTAAGACAGCCAGTGAAACCATTATATTACTGCAGTTAGCTGGAAAGGGCACTGTTCTGCAAAAATCAGATAATGTACTTATTTCTAAAAGCCTGGAACAAAAGAGCCGGTTGAGATTTGCTGAGTAGTTGCAAGATAGccattaaatataaatatttttaaaaacaatttactCTTTCCTAATGCTTTTAGAGGAGCGTGTGGGAACAGGGTCTAAGTGCAGCATCCTGCTGCATTGAAAAGGGCATGATGAAGGTTATTGGACTCCAGATTTAACTCTTCCATCTCACAATTGCTCATAACAGTGTCTAACCTGTATAAACTAGGTGAGTTTATAAAAAACTTACCCATATTTCCaataaaaatttgtatttttgaaaCAGCTAGTTCCAGTGATGCACATTTTTCACATTCAATTTGAAATAGTGTAGTGGTCAATTAAAGTTTCcattcttaaaattaaaacttgttgcagaaatgaaaattttgttcttttgaaCCTGTAGATGCAAAGGGACTTGTTTTATGAAATGTATAATTGATATTTCCACATCTGGACTTTTAGTAGCCATAGGTAGGAATAATTTGATCTAACTTAAGACATCCAAGTCTACACCAAGCCCTTTAGGCTGCTTCTACtgttaacaaagaaaaaaggccCATTCATACTGTGATTCACATGGTCTTGCTTAGACATTTGTTTAAGGATGAGATGGATGAGCCCTCATGATTTGGCTATGTggaacttcagaaaaaatgtgtttgctgGGAGGTCATCCCATGTTGATCACCATGGATTGATATCAAGGCTCCTTTCATCCAGTACTGCCATCATCAACACATTCTCTGCAAATCTGAAGAATCTGCAAAATTGGTGCAATGGCTGACACCCCAACTGGCCTGGCTTCAGTCCAAACAAACCATGACCCAAGCAGAAATGCAAGTTTCTTCACCTGGGAAGAATAACCAGTACAGGATACCAGTATGGGTGAGGAATGGACTGGCAGAGCAGAGTCCTGCTGGAAATGGGCTCCCAGGGCCTGCCTGGCTGATCCAAGCCAGCAGTGCACTTTCATCACAGAGCAGACAAAACACACACTGAGCACTACTCACAGGCCAGCACATGGGAGGCCTATTTTGCTCTCCTCTGCTCAAATCTGGTGAGGCCATATTTAGGATTCAGCCCAGTTTTGGCATAACCAGTATAAAAGGGATCTGGAGAAACTGGAATTGGTCTACTGGAGAGATGTCAAACTGGTTACCAAGAGAACATGACCTACAGGGAGGGTGGAGGAAGCAGGGCTTGTCAGTCTAGCACAGAGCAGCTAAGTGTGGTCTACATGCAGCCTGTGACTGCTTCAAGAGAGTTACACAGATAATGGAGCTAAACTTCCTCAATCATGCCATATAATggaacaagggggaatggccaGAAAATGCTGCCTCAAGGTTCAGACTGGACATTAATAAAAAGATTCAGCTGGAGGGTTGCAACTGATTACCTAGGGGAGCAGCTGAACCCCTTTTTTTGGAAGTTGTCAAGTCTTTAAATCCATGGCTGAACTGCTCCAGTGCTGGTAAAAACCCAGCTTTGAGCACAAAGATGGACTTCTCAACTAACACACCAGCCTGAAAAGTACAGCTGGGGCAAGACACTGCCTTTCACCCCAACCCATGCTCATCCTCCCTGCAGTCAACAAAACTCCCTAGAGCTGGGAGTTGAACTGATGGGAGAAAATCAGGATTAGAGGGGAGAAACTGCTGACACATACAGTTCACAGGAAGATATAAGGAGCAATGGACAACTGTGTTACAAGCTTCTGTCTGTAACACTCAAATAGTCCTAGAATCCATTATTACATGTACTACCATCATCTCTGGAATGTGTCCAAGCCCTCCAATTCTCTattaataacaataaataaCAATTCTCATCCAGAACTATAGAGAGGAGGTGCTGAACAAGATGATCTGAGATTCATCTCAGCCCGTCACTCCCTATTGTAACCCGAAATATGTTAAACTGTTTTTTGCAGCACAGAGTTACGTCTAAAACCACAGAATAAATTCACTGCTGTCAAAGAAAACccattttctttgatttttcttaaCATTTATTACATACTTAGAGTAAATATATTGTGTCTGGCATTTGTAAGAAGAGAAATTTAACTTTcagtaagaataaaaatatagcTCCTAAAGGCAACTGTGTGAAGAATCATAAAGCACTGCTAAGGTTTGTTTAGAGACAGGACTCATTTCTTCTCCTCCTGAGAGTGTGACCAGACAGGCTTACGCTTCTGAACAAAGGCTTCAATGCCTTCCTGCCCATCTCTCAAAGTCAAATTATCTACCATGACCTTAGTAGTTATTTTGTAAGCAGTGTCAAGGTCCTGGGTAATCTGTCGGTAAAAGGTGGCTTTCCCCAAGGCCAGAACGGATTTGCTGCTTTCACATATCTTCTGAGAGATTTTCATGGTCTCTTCTTCCAGCTTGTCTTCGGGTACCACCTTGCTGATGAGCCCATGCATTAATGCTTCGTGAGCAGAGAGAGGTTCACCTGTGAAAAGCATCTCCAGTGCCACCTgaacaaggaaaaatattgaattAAGTCAACCCAACTcagtgctttgttttgtttgggtaaTTTAATCCTCCTCCTTCAAGTACAAGTAATTCTTTTCACAAATGATTTAAGTGTTTTGGTCTTTTAAACTGCCAAGGACCTGTTAAAAGGTCTCAGCAAAGAGAAGGACTGGGTCTAAAGCTGGTCTCTTCAAACCTGCCTGCTGATTCCAGCTGTCCTAGGCTGAGACCCCTGGGTTTCTCTTCAAAAGCCCACAATCTCTAGTGCTTGCTGTAGGAATTAAAAGAGAAGTGGATCATCTACAAAGTCAAATGACTGAACTTGGTATTTTAAGTGCAGTTTTTGAAAACACCTGTCCTAGTTTTAAATTTAGTAGGAGTGGTTTTAAATATGGACTTTTTATAGCCACATTATTTCAGTCTCCTACTGCTTCCAGCATTTGGTGCTTGAGGTTTGAGattaaaaaatcccccaaatacTCAGTGACTATTCAATGCTATGTATCAATAAAGTTTTCCAAGACTCCTGGAGCAATTGACCAATGCCCGAATCATAAGAGCTGATTATTCTCATTAGCATCTTTGTAATGGTAGCTACAAACAATGGCAACTTTTTTTGTCAAAAGGTAAAAATCACCAATTCTGGGAACGTTCTTATTGCTTTGAAAAGTGGCACAGAGAAAAGTATTTctcacacattttaaaaaggtaATTCTACAGCCCAGAAATACTAACTCAGAAACAGCTGCAACTGCACATAAGAGCAGACTTGGAAAAATCCCCCATGGACTCTATTTGAACAGGATGTCCTTGCAGATGGGAAATTTCAAGCTGAAGCTTTTATCCAGAAATGGGATATGTGCAGTTCAGTCACTACATctcagcagagccctgctgggcttgGACCGTCTGCCTGCATGAATCCAATTGGCTTTACAGGTTGTAGTATTTTTTATGCAGCGAGAGATGTGCAGCCACAATCAGTAGGACGTAAAACAGGAAGACACTATAGGAGGGTTTTAGGTGCTATTTAAAGCATCTTGATCTACAGCCAGGCAGATCctgctggcagtgaaatgtcattGCCTGGCAAGAATTGATGCCTTGGTGGGATTGTTATCCTAAACTTGCAGGGGTTTCCTCCTCAGGGGAGAGCATCATTGGCTAAAGCCCTGAGCTGTCTGTTGGAAAGGAAAGGGATTGCTGAGCTGGTGGGCTGCTGGGACGAGCTCGTGCTGGTTGGAGTCACATCAGTAGAAAGCTGCCTTTCCTAAACAAGAGTTCACCCTTTATTATTCTTCCCAGTCCAAAGAGTTATGGAGATGCCTTttgaaataaagtattttgaatGTTGTGCTGCAGGAAAATAAACTTCAGGCAATGGAACTAAAAGTCCTGACATGTGAACCAACTTTTTGCTAAATTATGAAGAATATCTGGAAAGGAAGTTTACCTTTCTTGGAAGAGATCTGCCCAAGGCCACAGCTGGTGTGGAGCAGAACAGCCCAATGTTTACTCCAGGAGTAGCAAACTGAGATTTCTCACTTGCCACTGCGATGTCACAGCTTGCCACGAGCTGGCAGCCGGCTGCTGTAGCCAAGCCATTTACTTTGGCAATCACTGGCACTGGAAGTTTCTGGATTAAAGTCATAACCTGGATGCACAAAAGAGGGGTCAGTATGGAAATTCAGGATGACACAATCCTGTTTGGAAGCCATCGAAAGTACCTTCCTCTCTATctaccaaaaaacccccaaactgtTGGATCTTGGCTCCTTTCTGATGAAAGGATGATGAAGGGCCTGTGGCTTTCACACATGGCTACTGGAGGAACTagaacaaaacatttcaaagtaCTCACTGTTGTCACACTGTGGAAGATTAGGGGTCAAATTCTAGCTCCAACACTATCAAAGGGGATTTTGCCATTCTCTCCAAAGGTTCCAGAATTCACTTTAACTTCCACACCTCCCTGACCTGTATCTTTAACAAGAACTTGGACAAGATCTGACAGTGAGTCAGATCTTACTTTCACATTGCCTACTTGTTGTTTAAGCTGATCCTGAAATTTTAactaaataaatgctgggaaaGAACATTTGCTCACAAGTGATTTGAAAGCGGTTATCCCTAGACTTCTAGAAAAGACATTACCCAAATACTCAGCTGCAATGAGTATTCTCATTGCACTGGCTAAGCTAAGGAACACACCTTGACTGTGCCCATTGTTGGAGACATGCACATTGGTATTCTAGCCATTCTATTTACAGGTAGAGAAATCCAGGGCAAACATAATTTCACCAGGATCAGGCATGAAAATAGCAGAGCAGCAAAAATCAAAGAATCAGAAGGAATCAGAAGGAATCTGAAGGAATAATCTGTACTTTAGCAAGCAGATGACCAGTGCTGTCCCTCCTTAAACCAATGCTTGCTCTTACCACCAGGCAATGGCAGATGCACTCAAGAACTGCTTACCTCTGCACATAATTCAAATACTTGGGAATGATGCTTCACATCATCTTCACTTGACAGTTCCTTTAAATCATGGCCGGAACAAAATACAGGtccttcagctgcaaagaatttCAGGGAAAGTCAGTCTGAAGCAATAAAGTAATCAGGAGTTGCAGCATATCAATGTCCCAGCTAAAGGGATGTCAATGACATGTCAATGTTCAAAAAGGAGTTTGGGGAGGGAGTTTTGAACAGAATTCCAAAATACTGCCTTTTGGGTTTGTGGTAACTTTAAATTGCTGCAATGTGACATTTAAGCACAGTAACACCCATTACCACTTTTCAAGGTCTTATTTTACTTCCATTACACTTAAATCAGTTAGAAAGAGTGCACTTCACCTCTGGGCCCAGTTTTGTGTAAGGATGTTCAAAACAGCTCCTCAGTACAACACAAACTTATCAGCTGGAGCAAGGCTGGAGTTCTCTGCTCTCAGACTGACAAATATACTTAGTCCCTATTTATTGTACCCAGAATTAATTATTAACTTTTGCTACATAAGCATCagtattttttctgtcatgGTGTTGAAGGTCacaatggaaaaagaaagaaaaaaggttatTCTACTACAGGAGAACCAGAAGGGCTATTGGAGTGTTTTTTCCTCTACTAAACTGTCATCTAGAGAAGCCCCAAAAGCACATTCAGGGTTTGGGCAGCAAAAGAGGAGGTATCTGTGGAACTAAACTTTGGATTTGCTAAGATCAAAACACTCTATAAAGGTACACAATCTTCACAATAGTTTTCCTCTGTCATGTGACTACCTGCCACTAGAACGAATCAATGTGATGCTTTCCAATCCTTCAGAACTTCTCAGGTATTTGTATGGATGTGACATTTCCAGCTACACCTATGCACATCAAACCTTACCTATCTATTTGCTTCTTATGAATCAGATTATTGAGACAGAATCTATCCAGAAATAACCAGACAATTGTCAGTCAGCTCATGGGGTTGGCAATATATATTTGGAGATTAATTATATCTGCCTTTGAACCTCATTGAAGAATCCACTGCAAAGTCTGTGTTAAAGGCCCAAAGAATTCTCTGAGgaatcttttattttcttgaaatttcttcttttgtgttttattcAGCAGGGGAATTAGAAATAAACAGGAACGTGCAATTTCTGAAAAAACAAGTGCAATTGTGCTCACAAACTCCCAGAACACTGTACTCCCAAAGAGCCTTCAGTGTTTTGTAAAATTTCTAGCTGCTGTTTGAAATAAAGAATTTGTATATTTAAACTCGCCCCTGTGAAAATCAGCTCTCTTCTA
Protein-coding regions in this window:
- the ECHDC3 gene encoding enoyl-CoA hydratase domain-containing protein 3, mitochondrial encodes the protein MAARLWRLRGRLTAAFSSAAGAGRAPPAEPLTERRQAGGVRTIVLNNPRRRNALSLPMLQSLRRDLLHDVKSRELRVIVIAAEGPVFCSGHDLKELSSEDDVKHHSQVFELCAEVMTLIQKLPVPVIAKVNGLATAAGCQLVASCDIAVASEKSQFATPGVNIGLFCSTPAVALGRSLPRKVALEMLFTGEPLSAHEALMHGLISKVVPEDKLEEETMKISQKICESSKSVLALGKATFYRQITQDLDTAYKITTKVMVDNLTLRDGQEGIEAFVQKRKPVWSHSQEEKK